TGAACCTCATCGGCGGCATCGACCCCGAGGTCGTCCGCGAATATCAGGAGACCAATACCCGCCATGAATTCCTGACTGCCCAGATCGCCGACCTCCGCAAGGCCATCGAGGATCTGGAGCGTGTCATCAGCGAACTCGACATCGTGATCAAGACGCGCTGGGAAACGTCTTTCCGCCAGATCAACAAAGATTTCGACCGTTTCTTCAAGCAGTTATTCAACGGCGGCAAAGCCGAACTGGTCCAGATGTGGTCGGAACAGGAAGAAGCCGAAGAAGATGAACCGACCGCCGCGGCTGCGGGCTCCGAAACCGGCGAACAAGAGGCCCTCAAAAAGAAAGAACCGTCCGCCCAGACGCTGCCGGCCTACGAACAAGGCGAGCGCATCGTCGGCATCGACATTCACGCCTGCCCGCCTGGTAAAAAGATCAAGAACGTCGAAACACTCTCGGGCGGCGAGCGCACGCTCGTTTCCATCGCGCTCATCTGCGCCATCATGGTCTCCAACCCGTCGCCATTCGTGGTTCTTGACGAGGTGGACGCCGCGCTCGACGAGGCCAACTCCGACAAATACGCCAGCATTCTCGCCGAGCTCGCCGAAAAGACGCAATTCATCGTCGTCACCCACAACCGCTACACCATGAAACGCGCGAACGTCCTCTATGGCGTAACCATGCGCGACGACAAGACCTCGCTTCTCTTATCCGTGAACCTCGACGAAGTGAGCGAGCTCCAGAATCAGAACCGACAAAAAGCCGTCGCCTGACCAAACTGCCGGACAAGACGAACAAAACACCCTTACTGGGGTGTTTTTCGTCATATCTTCGGCTTCAAAATAACCCAAATAATGAATTTTGGCCGCCTAAACACCTCTGTCAAAGGAGGATAAAAAATGATAAAATTATAATAAAGTAATATAATCCGCACTAAGCCAGCAAAAATGTCGAAACGGCCGCTCCAGGTCAAAAAACAGCCTCAACTCGCCGCTCTGACCGCTAAAAAGACCGACGATATAGTTTTTTGTGCTGAATCAACAGGAAAAATAATCTTCGCCAATAAAGCGATGATTAAAACCCTGGGCTACACCGAAACCGAATTACTGGCCAAAAACCTGCAAGATATCGACTTGACGCTGAGCACCCAGGCCCAACAGCGGCTTTGGACGGAGCTGAAGAAGTCGGGCAGCAAGGTCGTCAGCAGTTCCTATCGCCGCCGCGACGGATCCGTCATCCCGGTCGAGATCTCGACGAACTTGTTCCGTCATGGCACTTCGGAATATCTCTGCGGCATCGCCCGCGACCTCAGCGGTCATCTGGCCGCCATGGCCGATCTGGAAATGAAAGCTCTGATGTTGGACTCGATCGCGGACTCTATCTTCCTGCTCCAGCCGGACGGCGACATCGTCTACGCGAATGCAACCGCCTGCCAAGAACATGGTTATACCTGCGCGGAGCTCATCGGCCAAAACATCAAGATCTTGCATGAAAAAAAAGACCTCCCTCAAGTGACCAAAGGACTGAGCAACTTGTCGGCCAAAGGCGGACAAGCATCGTTCAGCGGATTCCACTTGCGGAAAGACGGCACCCCTCTGCCCATCGATGTCAACTCGCGCGCCATCAAAATCGGCGACAAACCATTCATCCTGAGCGTCGTCCGCAACGCGACCGAGCATCGTCAGCTCCAGCGGACGCTGGAACAGGAAAAACTGAGGTTCCGCCAATATTTCGACTTGGCCGCGACACTTCTCATCTCCCTGGATCCTAACGGACTCATTCTGGCGGCTAACCGCGAGGCTTGCCGTATCCTGGGCTACGCCCGGGAAACAGACCTCATCGGCCTGAACTGGTTCGAGAACTTCGTTCCGAAAAATATCCGCGAGCCGCTCGCCGACTATCAGCGCAAACTTATCGCCGATCGCGCTGACTCCGACGAACGCATCAACATGATCGTTACGCGTCACGGCAAAGAGCGGCTGATCGCCTGGCGCAACACGACCCTGAACGGCCCCGACGGCATGCCGACCATGACCATCAGTTCGGGTCGCGACATCACGAACGAGCAAGCCGCCCACAGCGAACTTCACCTCCGCTCCCAAGCCCTGGATCTGGTCGGGGAATCGGTCTTCATCCACGATCTCAACGGCAAGATTATTTTCGTCAACCGCGAGGCCTGCCTGGAGCGCGGTTACAGACCTGGCGAACTCATCGGACGGAACATCGGCACCGACATCGACGCGCCCGAAAGCAGTGCGCTCCTGAAAACACGCATTAAGAAGCTGCTGAAAACCGGCGAATCTTCTTTCGAAGTGCAGCACCGCCGCCGCGATGGATCGATTTTCCCGGCCAGCATCCACGCCCGCATCATCAAGATCGGCGGCGTGGACATGGTCCTGTCCTCCGTCCGCGACATCAGCGAGTCGCGCGAAATGGAAAATGCGCTCCGAAACGAACGGGAAAAATTCAAGAACTATTTTGAACTCGCCTCCATCATCCTGGTGGCCCTTGATCTCAAAGGGCACATCTCCGCCATCAACCGGCGCGGCGCCGAACTCTTCGGTCAGACCCCGGAAAAAATGGTCGGTCTGGAATGGCCGCAGATTTCCCTGTCGAAGGAAACACAATTGAAAATGCGGGAGTACCTGCAAAAATTACTGGCCGGACAAGTCCAGACGACGGACGAAGAGATCAATATTGCGACGCCTTCTGGCGAACGCCTGATCGCGTGGCGAAGCTCGCTCTTGCGCGATAAACACGGACAGATACTCGGCATCCTGGGATCCGGCCTCGACGTCACCGAGAGACGCCGGTTGGAAAACGAAACCGCCGCAAAAAACCGGGCTCTCGAAGTCGTCAACCGAGGCGCGGATGCGATCATGCGGGCAACCAACGAACAAAAGTTATTAACGGAGGTCTGCGACATTATCTGTCGAATCGGCGGCTACCGCCTGGCCTGGATCGGCCGCAAGTTGGCAGACAAGAACCAAACGATCGAAGCGGCAGCTTCCGCCGGAGCAGAACGAGACTACACCGTGAATCTCGGCGTCTCCTGGGGAAACAACAAACTCGGCCAGACCCCGATCGGTCTGGCGTTGCGCTCCGGCCGCCGGCAGATCGCCTTGGACCTGTTGAAAAATGATGCCTTCAAACCCTGGTCTGACCGGATCAAGCAGCATAATCTGACCGCTGATCTGGCGCTGCCGATCAAGATCGGCGACAAAGTTGAACTGGCCTTGGCCATCTATTCCAACGAGGCCGATCCATTCAACCAGAACGAGATCGAGTTGTTGGAACGGCTGGCCGCGAACCTGGCTTTTGGCATCACGAACCTCCGCACTCGTCTGGCCCAACAAGAAGCCGAGCGCACCGGCCGAGAGCTGGCCGAAAAATACGGCTTCATCATGGAGAACGCCAACGATGTTTTTTATTGGATCGCCGCGGATGGACGGATCATCACCATTAGCCCCGGCACCAAACGCTATGCCCTGGACGCCGATCAGATGGTCGGCCACTCATTCCTCGAGTACGCCTGGGACGAAGACCGTGAATGGGTCGCCAAGGACTTCGTGGCTCTGCTGCGCGACAAAAACACGCATACGATCAAATGGCGCATTCGGGACGGACACGGCCAGCCGGTCTGGATGGAAACCGTCTCCCGCGTCGTACCCACCGACAAACCGAACAAACCCGCCGTCGTCGGCGTGTTGCGCGACATCACCGAACGCCACAATGCCGAGATGGAAAAAGCGCGCTACGACGCCATTCATCGGCTGCTGACCGAGTTGTCTTCGTTGATCCTCTCGACCACGGTCTCCAAGGTCGACACCGTGATTGACAAGATCATCGCGCGCGTCGGCGTTTTTGCCGGCGTCGATCGAACGTATGTGGTGACCCTCTCCGAACAGGACACCCCTCTGGCCAGCATCCGCGAATGGCGCGCCGCCGGCATCAGACCGATCACCGATAAGATCGAGGGCCTGCCTTCCGATAAAACCCCGCTCTGGGTCCAACAGCTCCTGAACGGCGAAACCCTGATCGTCAACGACTCCGGCAAAATACCGGCTAATCAGGCCGCTGAAAAAACACTGTCGACAATGCAGGAAGCCAGATCATACGTCGGTCTGTCGCTCAAATCGCGCGGCAGCGTGATCGGCTTCGTCGGTATGAGCACGGTTCGAACGCAACGAACCTGGTCGGAAGCCGATCTCTTTCTCCTGGAACAATTGGCCAACAACATCACTGGTCTCCTCGAATGGTCCCGGGCTCAGAAAAAAACCACCGAAAGCGAGCAGCGTTTCCGCGAACTGTCCGACCTGGCGCCCCAGGCGATCATCGAGCTCGATCTGCAGGGTCGGCTGGCCTATTGCAACAAGGCCGGACTCAAAATGATGGGCTATGACCATGAGCCCTCAAGAACGCTGACCATCGCCGACTTGATCGCTCCTTCGGATCTGGCCAAGGTCTCCAAAAATATCGGCTTACGGCTGGAAGACAAAATCAACACCGGCAATGAGTATCTAGGTCGCCGTCAAGACGGCTCGACCATACCGATTCTGGCCTACACCAGCCCGATCATCAAGAACGGCAAGCCCGTAGGTCTGCGCGGCGTGATCTTCGATCTGACCGATATTAAAAAAACCGAAGCGCACCGAGACTACCTGGCCACTTTTCCCGGCAACAACCCCTCGCCGATCATCGAATTCAACCTCGACGGCGCCATCACTTATCTCAACCCGGCCGCTTCCAGACTGCTGACCCCGCTGCGCGTCGGACTCAATATTCATGAGGTCCTACCGGAAGTCGAATCGATTCTGAACGAAAACGCGCCGGAAACAACTGCGGTTGAAGTGGTCAGAAACAATAGCTGGTACTTGGCGCTGACCAGCCGCTCGGATCAATACAGCGGCATCCGGTTGTACATGATGGACATTACCAGCCTCAAACAGCTGGAAGCCAAGCTGACTGAAAGCGAACGACGCTATCGCGCCATCCTCGAAAACACTTCGGATGTAATTTATTCGACAGACCTCAAAGGCATCATCACTTACGTGAGTCCGCAGGCGGCCCAATTCGGTTTCGATCCGGAAAAGATCATCGGTCACACCTTGCTGGAATTCATCTCTCCCGAAGACCGCGAACTCGTCACCAAAGAATTCGAGCGCGCGATCACCTCGCGACACGGATTCGCCTTGCCGACGCTCCAATTCCGCCTCGTCAATCCCGAAGGCAAGATCTACTGGGTCGAAGAAAACGGCCGCGCCGTCGTTGATCCGAAAAAAGGCGCGACTGGAGCTTTCGGCGTCATGCGCGACATCACCGAACGCAAAAAGAACGAGGATCTGATCGTCAAAAAGACGGTCGCGGAAAAACTTATCTCCAACATCTCGACTGAATTCCTGAAAGCCGCTACCGAAAATTTCGACCCGATCGTCAACAACGGCCTGAATAAACTGGCGCGGCTGACAAATGCTGATTGCGCCAAAATCTACCTGATATCCGATGATTCCAAACGATTGATCGAGCGCTTCATCGCCAATGAAGACGACGCGGCCGGACACGAGCGTCGCGAATTCCAGCTGACCGACTTCCCCTGGATCTCCTCCAACTTCAACCGCCGCGACGTTATCCAGGTCAGCGATATCAACCAGCTGCCGAGTGAAGCTCGGCCAGAGCTCAAACGCCTCTGCAACGAACGCCTGACCTCGACTATTTTCACGCCTATTTTGGCTGGTTATCGGGTCATCGGACTCGTCGGTTTTTCGACTTACAAAGGGATCTATACCTGGCCGCCGGAGGATGCCATCCTGCTGAAAATGTTCGCCGATATCTACGCCAACGCCCACGTCCGCCGAGAAACGGAACGGAGTCGCTTGCGGCGCTCGGAAGCGGAAAAGATCATCACCGATCTGACGGTCAAGTTCGCCTCGGTCGAAGAATCGGAACTTAACCGCGTGTCTTCGACAGCCCTCGAAAAGATTGCCTTGTTCGCCGGCGCTGAACGTGCCGCTTTCGCCAAATTCGGACCGCAGAGAACCAATCTGTCCTGGATCCAGGAATACCACCGACCGAATCTGTCGCCAATCATCGCTACCATGCAGAATCTGCCTCTTGCGCCGGGTGATTGGCTTTTCGGCGAGATTGACTCCGACACAACCGCCACTCTGACCGATATTTCCCATCTGTCGGCCAATGTCGACGCGCGGACGATCCGCGTCAGCCCCGAAATCGGAGCTTTCGCAGCCGCGCCGATAAAACAAGGTGGGCGGGCGATCGGCTTCATCGGCCTCTACGCCACTGGTCCGAAATACTGGTCTGAAGATGAGACAAATTTATTGACCAACCTGGGCAAAATCATCGGCGACGCGCTGGAAAAAGCCGCGGCCAACGCCAAGGTCCGCGAGGCTGACTTGCTCCGCCGCAAATTCGTCCAAATCGTCTCCCATCAACTCCGGACGCCGCTGACCGCGATCCGCTGGAACCTCGAAGCCCTGCTGACCGACGAAGTCGGCAAACTCCAACCGGAACAAAAAAGCATCATCCGCCTGGCCCACGAATCCGAGGTTGAGGTCATCAGTCGGCTCGGCCAAATGCTCACCGCGCTCGACATTGAAGAAGGCCGGGCGCTCCTGAATCCCGAACCGATGGCTCTCGATGCTTTGTGGGACTCGGTCCGTTCGTCCCTCATTCCCCGTTGCGCCAGCAAAGAACTGACCCTGACCTACAAACCGCCATCCAAACCGCTGCCAGCGATCAAAGCCGATCCGGAAAAAATCCGCGAGGTCCTGACGACCTTGGCAGATAACGCCATTGCCTATACCAACAACGGCGGCAGCATTGAAGCGCGGCTGGAGAATCATGGCACTTTCATTCGTTTCAGTATCAAGGATACCGGCGTCGGCATACCTAAAGCAGAGCAGCTCCGGATATTCTCCCGTTTCTACCGAGCTTCAAACGCCCCGACCATGCTGCCGAACGCCTCGGGACTCAACCTCTCCATCGCCAAATACTTCATAGAACAGCACGGCGGACAAATCGGTTTCGAAAGCCGCGATGGCCAAGGTTCAACTTTCTGGTTCGAATTGCCGCTGGTAGAAAACAGATGAACGGCGTCCCGGACGACTGATATTGACTCCTGGTCCGGATTCTGGCACTCTGACGGCACGACTCTAACGTGCTGCAGGGACGCGGGTCCGCTCAGACCCTACCGTTCCGACCGAAAAAATTTTATCATCGCACCGAACATATTTTTCGCTTATGTTAGTCCTCCGTCTTACCCGCGTCGGAAAGAAGAAACAGCCGAGCTACCGCCTGATCGTCCAGGAGAAGAAGCGCGATCCCTGGGGCAAAGCCCTCGAAATCATCGGCCGCTATAATCCGCGCACCAACCCCAAGACCGTCGACTTCGACGCCGAGCGCGTGAAATTCTGGCTCTCGAAGGGCGCTGTCGCTTCCGATACCGTCCACAATCTGCTCATCAACGCCAAGATCATCAAGAGCGCGAAGCGGAAGAATGCCGTTGATCCGAAGCGCAAAGATGCCGCCGCCGAGCCGGAAAAGAAGGCTGAAGAAAAGAAATAAGCATTCGAAAAACGACCCGCCCATGGCGGGCCGTTTTTGATTTCGCGGCGCGGCTGATGATGGAGACTCCCGCCGGTCTGAAAATAAAAAAACCCGCTGGACGAGCGGGTCATGAGACGAGGTCTTCTGTCAGCGGCGCCGGATCTTGCCGTGACCGAACGGATCATCGAGCAGATGCCAGGCGCCGCACGCGCACGGGCCTTCGATGACGTCGCAGGCCGTGCCGCCGTTGCGGCCGTAGTTGCCGTAACGAGCGAGATGCGCCTCGGCCAGCATCCGGTCAAAGTTGCCGCCGACCATGCAGCAAGCGTTGAACTCGGCCACATCATGACAATAATGTTCCTCGGGACGCTCGCTGATCTCGCGCAGCCGTTGCGCTAGCGGATGATCATCATTGTTCATTCCGTCGCCGACCTGGCTGCCGTTCCGATCTTCGTTCCTCATGCTGAACCTCCTGATTCAAAAGGGCTGGATAATGACAGTATCTTAATATCCTCCTCTGACACCGTCAAATAATCGTCGGTCATGGCGTCTGAACCGAAAAATACCAAAAAACCGGCCGAATCACACCCCCACGCTGCGCCCAGCGCCGCGCTTTTTTATCCGGATAAGCCTGTTTAAGCCGCAAAATCCATTGACACGGCCGCGAGGCTTGCTTATAATTTTTATGGTCCCTTTGTCCAAGGGCTCTGTGTTCCCGCCGAGGGAGCGCGCGTTAAATCTCTATAGGCACCCGCCCAAGCTCGTGAGGCAAGGGCAAAGCCAACAACTGCTATGGCAGAACGGTTTCAGGATCAGGAATTCGTCGAATACGTTGTACGGGCCATCGTCGGTCATCCGGATGATGTCCGGACCGATCGGACCATCGATGAGCGCGGCGTCCTCATCACGCTGCACGTCAACCCGGAAGACATGGGTTACGTGATCGGCCGCCAGGGACAGACCGCCCGCTCCATCCGGACGCTCCTCAAGATCGTCGGCGCGAAGAACAATGCGCGCGTCAACCTGAAGGTCTTTGAACCGGAAGGCAGCCGCCGCCCGCCGCGCCGCTCCGAAGAGCAGCAGGCCGCTCCCGCCGCCGCTGAACCGATTGACACTTCAGCCGTCGACCTGGAGATCTAAGATCACCACAAACAAAAAAGCCCGGCTCCCAGCCGGGCTTTTTGATCTTCTCGAAAAACGGAGTTACGACCGCTTAACTTTTTGGGGCAGACTAAAACCGAAAACTGACCCCTGTCCACGGCCGGCGCTTTTCACCCAAACCTTACCCCCCATCCGTTCAACGGTCTGCTTGACGATGAATAGTCCAAGACCGGTGCCGGCGACCTCGCCGGTCTCAGCAGTCTCAATGCGGGAGAATTTCTTGAAAAGTTTCGTGATGTCGTCGGGACTGAGCCCAAAACCGGTGTCTTCGACGCTGACATGCAACTCTCCGCCGCCAGCCGCAGTACGAATCGTGACGCTGCCCTCGACGCGATTGTACTTGATGGCGTTCGTGAGCAGATTTATCAGAACCTCGTAAACACGCCCCGGATTCCCATAAGCCACCATCGACCCGGCCGCTGTCGGCATGACCTTGATGCTGACCGATCTTTCCGCGGCCAGCGTCCCAAGGGCGGCGACGGCCCGCTCAAGGACGGGAGCGAGCTGGAATCTCTCCGAAACAACCTTAAAGGTGCCGTACTCCAGACGCGAGACCTCCAACAGTTCGGAAACCAGCTTATTGAGCCTGGCGGTGTTCTCGCTGATGGTGCCAAGATATTCCGTCAGGTCAGCAGGCTGAGCGGCAGGCTTTGTCTGGACTTCTTTCAAAAGTTCCAGCGACCAGCTGATAGCCGTCACCGGAGCCCGCAACTCATGCGCAGCAATAAAGATGAACTCGTCCTTCAGCTTCTGGATCGTCTTTTCTTTCTCCAAATCGCGGATATTTTGTTCCGCCAGTCTGGCTTCGATCTGTTTACGTTCGGTAATATCCTCGATAATCGCCTGATAGTATTTCAGCCGGCCACCCTCATCGCACACGGCGCCGATGTGCGTATTCGTCCAAACCACTTGACCCCGCTTGCCTATGTAGCGTTTCTCCGCATGATAATCATCCTGAACGCAATTTCGCGCGATCCGCATGATCTTTCGGTCGGCCGATAGGTGTTCCGGGTGCGTGATGTCCCGGAGCGTCAGCCGCTTCATATCCACATCGTCGTATCCGGTGATGCGGGTGAAGGCTTGGTTGATCTCACAGACATGCAGGTCCGGATAAAGCAGCACGACGCCCAATTGGCTGTTTTCGAATAGTTTGCGGAAACGTTCCTCGCGCTCCCACAAGATAGCCTCCAGACGGCGGCGTTCGGTCAAGTCGCGGATGGTGAATTGTAAAAAACCGACGCCTTCAAAGCGGAAAAAACTGCATTCTAAGGCGGCATCGAAACGCCGTCCTTGTCGGGTCCGGATCGTCCAGAACTTACTGCCGGACGAATGGCCGCATCTCAATACGCCAAAAGACCTGCGGTTACGCAAGGGACCGTTCAAAAATCCGATCTCCCACACCCTCCTCTGCGACAACTCCTTTGTGGTAAAACCCAGCAGCTTCAGCAAACTCG
The Patescibacteria group bacterium genome window above contains:
- a CDS encoding PAS domain S-box protein, encoding MSKRPLQVKKQPQLAALTAKKTDDIVFCAESTGKIIFANKAMIKTLGYTETELLAKNLQDIDLTLSTQAQQRLWTELKKSGSKVVSSSYRRRDGSVIPVEISTNLFRHGTSEYLCGIARDLSGHLAAMADLEMKALMLDSIADSIFLLQPDGDIVYANATACQEHGYTCAELIGQNIKILHEKKDLPQVTKGLSNLSAKGGQASFSGFHLRKDGTPLPIDVNSRAIKIGDKPFILSVVRNATEHRQLQRTLEQEKLRFRQYFDLAATLLISLDPNGLILAANREACRILGYARETDLIGLNWFENFVPKNIREPLADYQRKLIADRADSDERINMIVTRHGKERLIAWRNTTLNGPDGMPTMTISSGRDITNEQAAHSELHLRSQALDLVGESVFIHDLNGKIIFVNREACLERGYRPGELIGRNIGTDIDAPESSALLKTRIKKLLKTGESSFEVQHRRRDGSIFPASIHARIIKIGGVDMVLSSVRDISESREMENALRNEREKFKNYFELASIILVALDLKGHISAINRRGAELFGQTPEKMVGLEWPQISLSKETQLKMREYLQKLLAGQVQTTDEEINIATPSGERLIAWRSSLLRDKHGQILGILGSGLDVTERRRLENETAAKNRALEVVNRGADAIMRATNEQKLLTEVCDIICRIGGYRLAWIGRKLADKNQTIEAAASAGAERDYTVNLGVSWGNNKLGQTPIGLALRSGRRQIALDLLKNDAFKPWSDRIKQHNLTADLALPIKIGDKVELALAIYSNEADPFNQNEIELLERLAANLAFGITNLRTRLAQQEAERTGRELAEKYGFIMENANDVFYWIAADGRIITISPGTKRYALDADQMVGHSFLEYAWDEDREWVAKDFVALLRDKNTHTIKWRIRDGHGQPVWMETVSRVVPTDKPNKPAVVGVLRDITERHNAEMEKARYDAIHRLLTELSSLILSTTVSKVDTVIDKIIARVGVFAGVDRTYVVTLSEQDTPLASIREWRAAGIRPITDKIEGLPSDKTPLWVQQLLNGETLIVNDSGKIPANQAAEKTLSTMQEARSYVGLSLKSRGSVIGFVGMSTVRTQRTWSEADLFLLEQLANNITGLLEWSRAQKKTTESEQRFRELSDLAPQAIIELDLQGRLAYCNKAGLKMMGYDHEPSRTLTIADLIAPSDLAKVSKNIGLRLEDKINTGNEYLGRRQDGSTIPILAYTSPIIKNGKPVGLRGVIFDLTDIKKTEAHRDYLATFPGNNPSPIIEFNLDGAITYLNPAASRLLTPLRVGLNIHEVLPEVESILNENAPETTAVEVVRNNSWYLALTSRSDQYSGIRLYMMDITSLKQLEAKLTESERRYRAILENTSDVIYSTDLKGIITYVSPQAAQFGFDPEKIIGHTLLEFISPEDRELVTKEFERAITSRHGFALPTLQFRLVNPEGKIYWVEENGRAVVDPKKGATGAFGVMRDITERKKNEDLIVKKTVAEKLISNISTEFLKAATENFDPIVNNGLNKLARLTNADCAKIYLISDDSKRLIERFIANEDDAAGHERREFQLTDFPWISSNFNRRDVIQVSDINQLPSEARPELKRLCNERLTSTIFTPILAGYRVIGLVGFSTYKGIYTWPPEDAILLKMFADIYANAHVRRETERSRLRRSEAEKIITDLTVKFASVEESELNRVSSTALEKIALFAGAERAAFAKFGPQRTNLSWIQEYHRPNLSPIIATMQNLPLAPGDWLFGEIDSDTTATLTDISHLSANVDARTIRVSPEIGAFAAAPIKQGGRAIGFIGLYATGPKYWSEDETNLLTNLGKIIGDALEKAAANAKVREADLLRRKFVQIVSHQLRTPLTAIRWNLEALLTDEVGKLQPEQKSIIRLAHESEVEVISRLGQMLTALDIEEGRALLNPEPMALDALWDSVRSSLIPRCASKELTLTYKPPSKPLPAIKADPEKIREVLTTLADNAIAYTNNGGSIEARLENHGTFIRFSIKDTGVGIPKAEQLRIFSRFYRASNAPTMLPNASGLNLSIAKYFIEQHGGQIGFESRDGQGSTFWFELPLVENR
- the rpsP gene encoding 30S ribosomal protein S16 → MLVLRLTRVGKKKQPSYRLIVQEKKRDPWGKALEIIGRYNPRTNPKTVDFDAERVKFWLSKGAVASDTVHNLLINAKIIKSAKRKNAVDPKRKDAAAEPEKKAEEKK
- a CDS encoding KH domain-containing protein, whose translation is MAERFQDQEFVEYVVRAIVGHPDDVRTDRTIDERGVLITLHVNPEDMGYVIGRQGQTARSIRTLLKIVGAKNNARVNLKVFEPEGSRRPPRRSEEQQAAPAAAEPIDTSAVDLEI
- a CDS encoding PAS domain S-box protein, producing the protein MLKKTAFEQVQQLVFKATSDGVLLVDAETGSIVGGNSSLLKLLGFTTKELSQRRVWEIGFLNGPLRNRRSFGVLRCGHSSGSKFWTIRTRQGRRFDAALECSFFRFEGVGFLQFTIRDLTERRRLEAILWEREERFRKLFENSQLGVVLLYPDLHVCEINQAFTRITGYDDVDMKRLTLRDITHPEHLSADRKIMRIARNCVQDDYHAEKRYIGKRGQVVWTNTHIGAVCDEGGRLKYYQAIIEDITERKQIEARLAEQNIRDLEKEKTIQKLKDEFIFIAAHELRAPVTAISWSLELLKEVQTKPAAQPADLTEYLGTISENTARLNKLVSELLEVSRLEYGTFKVVSERFQLAPVLERAVAALGTLAAERSVSIKVMPTAAGSMVAYGNPGRVYEVLINLLTNAIKYNRVEGSVTIRTAAGGGELHVSVEDTGFGLSPDDITKLFKKFSRIETAETGEVAGTGLGLFIVKQTVERMGGKVWVKSAGRGQGSVFGFSLPQKVKRS